Part of the Blastocatellia bacterium genome, CGCATGCGCCGTCTTCTGACATAGAATCTCTTCCGGAGGAGGTGTTCGTGGGGGAGGGAGCGTGCGCCACAGGCCGCGCGGACTTTCCGGTCTGCCAAACCACAGGCTGCAGAAGTTGCCCCACATCTCCGGTGAGGTCATGGGACGATGCGGCAATATCTCGATCTCCTCAATGAGATTTTAACGCGTGGCGTCAAACGGGCTGACCGAACGGGAGTCGGCACGCTGAGCCTCTTCGGCTATCAGATGCGGTTCGATCTGAACCAGGGCTTCCCCTTGCTGACGACGAAGAAACTCCACCTCCCTTCGATCATCAACGAGCTGCTGTGGTTTCTTCACGGCGAAACGAACAATCGCTGGCTGGAGAGTCGCGGCGTAACCATCTGGCGAGAGTGGGCGCGGGAGGATGGAGCTTTGGGGCCGATCTATGGCAAGCAGTGGCGGCGCTGGGAACAGATCGAGTTCGTCGTCCCCACGGTCTTCGAGTCGCCGCCGATCACTCTCCGGGATGGGCTCGTGGCCGGCGTCGGCTACGGTTTGCAGCGGCGCGACGAATCCGAGTGGACGCGGCATCTCTACGAGGTCTGGAGCCAGATGCTCCATCGCTGCTACGATCCCTCCTGGCCCGACTATCCCGAGTACGGTGGACGCGGCATATTCGTGGATGAGCGGTGGCACGACTTCAACAATTTTCTCGCCGACGCGCCGCAGCTCCCCAATGGGCTGCTTAAGCGGGAGTTTCCTGACGAGTACGAACTGGATGTCGAATACTACGCAACCAACAAGTACGGTCCCAAGACCTGCCTCTGGCTGAGCAAACAGGAGCGAGTCCTTAATGCCGGTCCGGCGATCCTGGCCGAGAGCCCCTGGGGGGAGCGCATCGTGACCTTGAACGTGGCCGGATTGTGCCGGGACTACGGCCTTGATCAACAGGCGGTGGAGGGCTGCCTTCGGGGAGAGAGCGAGACTCATCAGGGGTGGAGATTCACATCGGTGGAAACGGCGTCGGGACTGCGACCTCGCCTGCGCATCCGCGATCAGATCAAAGAAGCCGTCGCTCTCATCAAGCACGCGCCCACGTCGCGCCGGATCATCGTCAGCGCCTGGAACGTCTCGGAACTCGAACGCATGAGCCTGCCTCCTTGCCATCTTCTCTTTCAGTTTTATGTCTCCGAGGGACGCCTGTCGTGCCAGGTCTACCAGCGCAGTGCCGATGTGTTTCTCGGTGTTCCCTTCAACATCGCCTCCTATGCGCTGCTTACGATGATGATGGCTCAGGTATGCCACCTGCAGCCGGGGGAGCTGATTCTCACCCTTGGCGATGCCCACCTCTATCTGAACCATCTCGAACAGGCACGATTGCAGCTCAGTCGGCAACCCCGACCGCTGCCCCGGATGTTGCTCAATCCCGAGGTGCGATCGCTCGACGACTTTCGCTACGAGGATTTCACCCCGATCGGCTACGACCCCCATCCTCCGATCAAAGCTCCCGTGGCGGTATGACGATCTCGATCATCGTCGCCATGTCGTTAAATCGCGTCATCGGACGCGACAATCGCCTGCCGTGGAAGTTGCCGGCGGATCTCCGGCGATTCAAACGCCTGACGATGGGACATTGCCTGATTATGGGACGCAAGACCTATGAATCCATCGGGCGGCCTCTTCCCGGGCGAACGATCATCGTCCTCACGCGCCAATCCGATTACGCGCCGCCGGGCGTTGTCGTCGCCCACACATTGGATGAGGCGCTGGCGCTGGCTTTCGGGG contains:
- a CDS encoding dihydrofolate reductase; this translates as MTISIIVAMSLNRVIGRDNRLPWKLPADLRRFKRLTMGHCLIMGRKTYESIGRPLPGRTIIVLTRQSDYAPPGVVVAHTLDEALALAFGDEVFIAGGAEIYRQTLPLADRLYLTLIEQEVTGDAFFPPLNEADWQLISQEHYDADEENPYPHRFLVYERKREEPAKLVRSTGTG